Genomic DNA from Thermosipho ferrireducens:
TAAAAATCTTTAAACACCTTTTCCTTTAAAATGTCTGTATGAAGTCTGGAAACACCATTTACAGAATAAGAACCTATAACAGAAAGATTTGCCATTCTAACCTGTTTGATGTTCCCCTCTTCGAAGATGGAAACATTTCTTATTTTGTTTAAATCACCCGGGAACATTTCTGATACCTTATTTAAAAATCTGGCATTTATTTCATAAATAATTTCAAGATGCCTTGGAAGTAATTTTTCGAACAGTTGCACTTCCCATTTTTCCAGCGCTTCTGGCATAACTGTATGATTTGTATACGCAAAAGTTTTAGTGGTAATATCCCAGGCCTTTTCCCATCCTAATCCTTCCTCATCCAGAAGTATTCTCATAAGTTCTGGTATAGCCAGTGCCGGATGAGTATCGTTAAGCTGTATAACATTTTTTTGTGGGAAAAGATAAAATCTGTTTCCAAATTGAGCTTTAAAACGCCTTATAATGTCCTGAAGTGAAGCTGAAACAAAAAAGTATTCCTGTTTTATTCTGAGCTCTCTTCCTGCATAAAATGCATCATTAGGGTATAAAACTTTTGAAATAGCTTCCGCTATAGCTTTAGCTTCCATCGATTTTACGTAATTGCCGCGTTGAAAATTATCAAAATCAAACTCATGTATCGCCTTTGCAGACCATAATCTCAAAGTGTTAGCCACATTATTTCCGTAACCTATAACAGGGGTATCGTACGGAACTGCCAGTACATCTGTGGTATCAACCCACCTAAACCTTAAATTCCCATTATCATCAGTATAACTTTCAGTTCTTCCATAAAACCTTACTTTAACTGTTCTGTCTTTTCTTTCAATTTCCCAGGGATTTCCATTCTTCAGCCAATCATCCGGCAATTCTTTTTGAAATCCATTTTCTATAACCTGTTTAAATATCCCATATTCATATCTTATACCATAACCATAACCAGGATATCCAAGCGTTGCAATAGAATCAAGAAAACACGCAGCAAGCCTGCCAAGCCCTCCATTACCGAGACCGGCATCTGGTTCTAACTCTGATAAATCGTCAAGATTTAACCCTATTTCTTCTATAGCTTTCTTAACTTCGTCTTCCAGTTTTAAATTAAGTAAGTTATTGTACAAAAGTCTTCCTATTAAAAATTCCATCGAAAGATAGTAAACCCTTTTAATATCATCTTTTGAATAATATTTTTTTTGAGTTCTCAACCATCGCTCCACAACTCTGTCTTTTACAAGCAATGCAAGAGCATAAAACTTATCCCAGTTAGTCGAGTTTTTCACATCTTTTCCAAGAGTAAGATTCAAATGTTCTATAAAATTTCTTTGAACTTCCCGTGTGCCAGAAGCTGTTCGAGACTTTTCAGAAAGTTCCATAACCTTCACTAAACTTTTCATCTTTGCACCCTCCAATCGGAAACGTTTCCAAATGCATTCCAGACAAAAAACCATTTTTATTGTACCTTCGGTTCATAGCTATGTCAAGAAAAAATTAACTACAATGAATATTTCCATAAAAACAGCCCATAATTAATTGTAATCGCCGGAAATTAAAAAAGGTAAACTTCAAATAACTTTCAAATCCATCCTGAATATTAATAATAAATATTTATTTAACCATATAATTTCAAAAAACAGTCATGAAAAATTATGATACAGTTTATCGAAACTGGTTATTTATATGGTATAATAGGAATTGGTTTCCTTCTATATGTTATTAAATAATCATATTTTGTTAATATAAAATCCAAAATCAGGAGGTGACATTGTTGGCAGTAACTTATATTGCTAAAATCGATAAGGTTAAAGAACTTACCCCTGAAGAAATTGAAAAACTAAAAAAAGTAGAAGAAAAATTTAGATTCAGGGCAAATTCTTACTATCTAAGTTTAATTGATTGGGATAATCCAGATGATCCAATTAGAAAAATTATAATTCCAGAAGAAGACGAGCTTGAAGAATGGGGTGCATTAGATGCATCAAGTGAAAGTACTTATACTGTAGCAAAAGGCCTTCAACATAAGTATAAAGATACTGCTTTATTTTTGGTAAATGATGTTTGTGGAGGATTTTGTAGATTTTGCTTCAGGAAAAGATTGTTTATAAATGTGGGTGCCGAAGTTATCAGGGACATAACACCACAACTTGACTATATTAAAAACCACAGAGAAATTACAAATGTGTTATTAACTGGCGGCGATCCTCTTTTACTCGCAACATCAAAACTTGAAAATATTATAAAAAGTTTGCGAGAAATAGAACACGTAAAGATCATCAGAATTGGAACCAAAATGGTTGCATTTAATCCTTATCGAATCATTGATGATCCTGAACTGC
This window encodes:
- a CDS encoding KamA family radical SAM protein produces the protein MAVTYIAKIDKVKELTPEEIEKLKKVEEKFRFRANSYYLSLIDWDNPDDPIRKIIIPEEDELEEWGALDASSESTYTVAKGLQHKYKDTALFLVNDVCGGFCRFCFRKRLFINVGAEVIRDITPQLDYIKNHREITNVLLTGGDPLLLATSKLENIIKSLREIEHVKIIRIGTKMVAFNPYRIIDDPELLKVIEKYSTDEKKIYIMTQFNHPKEITKEAIKAVNMLLKAGAILSNQTPLLKGINDKPEILAELIRKLSFIGVTPYYVFQNRPVLGNRKFAVPIEEGYTIFTKAVMNVSGLAKRLRYAMSHKTGKIEIAALTDKYIIFKYHRAHAPENAGKVMIYKRNPEALWFDDYTELIDEYTVPYKV
- a CDS encoding glycogen/starch/alpha-glucan phosphorylase — translated: MKSLVKVMELSEKSRTASGTREVQRNFIEHLNLTLGKDVKNSTNWDKFYALALLVKDRVVERWLRTQKKYYSKDDIKRVYYLSMEFLIGRLLYNNLLNLKLEDEVKKAIEEIGLNLDDLSELEPDAGLGNGGLGRLAACFLDSIATLGYPGYGYGIRYEYGIFKQVIENGFQKELPDDWLKNGNPWEIERKDRTVKVRFYGRTESYTDDNGNLRFRWVDTTDVLAVPYDTPVIGYGNNVANTLRLWSAKAIHEFDFDNFQRGNYVKSMEAKAIAEAISKVLYPNDAFYAGRELRIKQEYFFVSASLQDIIRRFKAQFGNRFYLFPQKNVIQLNDTHPALAIPELMRILLDEEGLGWEKAWDITTKTFAYTNHTVMPEALEKWEVQLFEKLLPRHLEIIYEINARFLNKVSEMFPGDLNKIRNVSIFEEGNIKQVRMANLSVIGSYSVNGVSRLHTDILKEKVFKDFYEIWPEKFNNKTNGITQRRWLLQCNPELSKLITEAIGDSWILDLERLKDLENFVEDKTFLEKFYEIKHANKKKLAKYVEEHLDISLDPYSIFDVQIKRLHEYKRQLLNVMHIIYLYNLLKENPSLDIHPRTFIFGAKAAPGYKMAKLIIKLINSVADVVNKDPLINKKLKVVFIPNYNVSLAEKIIPAANVSEQISTAGKEASGTGNMKLALNGALTIGTLDGANVEIKERVGDENIFIFGLTAEQVYRMKESQLYNPYDIYNSNEQIRKILNMINEGYFNPENPDLFKDIFQSILFGINGGQPDEYMLLADFDSYKNTQKKIDALYREKYEWNKKALLNVARVGVFSSDRTIKEYAENIWKTKTV